The Caldisalinibacter kiritimatiensis DNA segment TTTTTTCTTCATACCTAATCTTTTTGCAATCCAAAGTGCATTACTTTTTCCTGATTTACCTATTGACAGTACATATAGGGGTTTCAATGTCTCTGCTTCAAACTCCATACAACCATTTTCAAATCCTACATGTTGATTAGAATACTCCTTAATCTCACTATAATGTGTTGTTACTACTGTAATAGCACCACTTCTATATAAGTCATCTAAAATTGCTGCTGCCAATGCTGACCCTTCACTAGGGTTAGTACCTGTTCCTATCTCATCTATTAAAACGAGTGTAGAATACTTTGCTTTATTCATAATATTAATTATATTTTTTATGTGGGCAGAAAATGTACTCAATGATTGTTCGATACTTTGTTGGTCTCCTACATCTGTAAAAATTCTTTCAAATAATACCATATCAGTCCCTTTTTTAGCAGGTACATGTAGACCTGATTGAGTCATTAAAGTTAATAGTCCTACTGTTTTAAGAGCAACTGTCTTAGGCTCAATAAAAACAGTAAAACCTGTTGACGAAGTATCAACAATATTACCTGTAATCATGTTTTTATAAACTGATTTTACTGGAATTACATATTTATCATTTCGTTTACTAATAAAAAAATCTTGAATATAATTTTTATACTTTACCGAATCAACAAAATTTTGTAATTTTTGCTCTATCCTTTTTTCTACTATTTCAATCTTCTTTCTAACCTTTTGTAATTTTGCACTCGCTTTACTACTTACAATATTTCCTTCTATCGCTAAATTTATTTCATCCTCTAAATCCTTCATTTCCGTAATAGATAAACTGTAGTTACTAAGCTGAGGAGCTATATCTAGCTATTTTTGCATAAATCTTTTAATTTTTCTACAACCTCTAAGAAAGTCTGAAATTTTCATCAATTCATTTGGTTGCAGTACTATACCTTTATCTACACGGTTTACGTATTCTTCAATATCCTGTATTCCGTAAAAAGGTAAATTAGATGATGTATTTAATATAGCTTTTGCTTCACTGGTTTCTCTTAACATTCTTTCTACTACCCTTATATCGGTTTTAGGCTCCATTTTATCAACTAACTTTTTTCCTAAATCACTTACTGTGAATTCCTTTATCTTTTCTTTGATTTTGTTATACTCTAACGTTTTTAACGTATTACTATTCATATTTATTACCTCCTAAAGTTTTGTACTCTTATTATTCAAAAAAATAAAAAACTGTGGAAGAACAAACTACTCCACAGTCTCAAAAAACATAAAACTATCATTATCGATATAAAACCAATTTTGACATAGTAAAACCGTGGAACAAAATCCACGGTAACTTTATCAAAAACTTCTCACAATAATGTGGACCGTTGTTTTTTAATATAGGTGACTTCAAAAATGGCATACAAAATCGAAGGAATCGACTCCTCTTCAAAATCAAACCCTTTTGAATTATTTACTTCCTATTTATTAAAGAACAACCACACTCACAAAACATATCTCCTTTTTACTATTATTTACTTATTACTTAGTTATAGTATATTATTTGTCGCTATATATGTCAAGAATTCTCTATACATTTTGTATAGTTTTATTGTACTAGATTCTCTTCATGATTTTTTATATCTAATATATATTCTATAGCGTTTGCTGGCTTATAAAAATATTGTAAACTAGGGCCTTGGCGTTTATCATTCAAATACATACTAGTAAAAATTTTATATAAAGTTTGATAACTGAATGTTTTAAAATCGTATTCTTTTAATTTTTCAATCATGAATTCTGCTAATTCGTCATCTATTTCATATATATCATAATCTACTTTTTTAAATGGTATTCTCATTTCTTCTAATTCAACCATATCTGATTCTGCTAGTTTATATAAATTACCATACTGAGCCCCTATATTAGTTACTAAGTCGTGCCATTTTTCCAACCCACTTTTATTTATTTTACTACCTATCCTACCTGTATCCTCAAAGAATTTTATTAACAAAAACTTAGCACAATAATTATATGCAGCTTTCTCTAAAAATAAGTCATACCAAATATCATCTTTGAGTTTCTTATTTAAACCACTTTTCAATCTATACCTTTTTAAAACACCTCTTTGGTCATATTTGTACTTAATTTTAAAAAAATCTACAAACTCTTTCAAATCTGATACTATCTTGTTTATTATTTTCATTCTAACACCTCCTAACCCTATTTCTATTATTCCCTCCTGTATGTTTTTTATAACACTTTTAACATTTTTTGCCTCATCCTACT contains these protein-coding regions:
- a CDS encoding MutS-related protein translates to MKDLEDEINLAIEGNIVSSKASAKLQKVRKKIEIVEKRIEQKLQNFVDSVKYKNYIQDFFISKRNDKYVIPVKSVYKNMITGNIVDTSSTGFTVFIEPKTVALKTVGLLTLMTQSGLHVPAKKGTDMVLFERIFTDVGDQQSIEQSLSTFSAHIKNIINIMNKAKYSTLVLIDEIGTGTNPSEGSALAAAILDDLYRSGAITVVTTHYSEIKEYSNQHVGFENGCMEFEAETLKPLYVLSIGKSGKSNALWIAKRLGMKKKVLETADKYKRNKTCNNKIIKYEIDNCDLELPKKKRKDN